TATCATCGTTGTGATCCCCCTCTTCTTCGGATGGAAAATCATCCTCGCAAAGTTTTCTCACTCTATATCACAGACGCAGAAGAAGTTTGGGGTGTTAGGACATACCAACAAATCGTATTTCTCATTGGACTTTGGTTTAGGGCctataaaaaaattacctttcattttttaaattgagcttttaaattaaaagcacaaaaaaatttcaccaaaaaaaaacctaaaagcTTTCTAAGGCTGCCTAGGCTGGCCGACTGGCACTTTTTCGGTGCAGTCGACCAACGCCTAGCGCCTAGGCCAAATTTTAGAACATTGATCCGATGATAAAACGGAAAAATCCATGGTTTAACAATCCCATCTATATACAATGATTAATTCCCTAAACAAAAAATAGAATGTGTTGTTCAAGGAAACTCGAGGTTTCTTAATCAAAGAAAGACGTCCTTGTTGAAAATAGTTCAACTTCAACAACGCCAGAGAAATAAGAAAGCCAGCGCACAAGAGAAATTGATGAGTTAAGTTTGAGTATTGTAACTTTCTTTTACCAATCTGACCTGACAAATCTGAATAATTAGTTCCCGCCTCAATTTCACATGCATCACTTGCTTTGAGAATTAAGTGTATATGATAATTCTAGCTAAAAATTTTAATGTTATTAACTACTCTAGCATAGCACACAAAAATATGAAAGCCAACTTCAATTTTTCAAAACAGACTTCAACAATCATCAATCTCAACCTTGCATGACAACACAAATCTAAATTTAGTCCTATATAAACATTCATAACTACAATCTATACATTGCGAAAAGAACCTCATTTTTGCATAAGCTTCCATTCCTGGCCaatatttaaatacataatCTGCATATGCAAGTATTGCTTTcttcattaaaattaaaaatcccAATCTAgaatgttaagaaaatatggtcGATTGTTACCTAAACAACGAACTTTTACGATGATTCCTTGACTTTCCAAGATAGAGTCTACGTATAAGCCCGATCCCAGACAAGTCGTGCAAAGAACAGCTCCTTTAGCCTCACAAATTGCGCAACGGGGATTATCTCCGATATTTTTCTCAACAATGGATAATCCAATCGGCGTTTCAATTATTTCCTCCGGAATAGGCTTATCATAACAAAAAAGTGACTCAAGATTGCTTCTTTGCCGGTTCACATTCCCAATCGCCCTTGGCACTGTCtgcaaaatcataattttccgGTTCCAAACAAATATAAGCATAAACATAGAAAAGA
The Primulina huaijiensis isolate GDHJ02 unplaced genomic scaffold, ASM1229523v2 scaffold208336, whole genome shotgun sequence genome window above contains:
- the LOC140966979 gene encoding uncharacterized protein; translated protein: MDCALNIAPSSICSLASSSNYQGNRRSFWLIQKIVCEKPKNDTVSRSSSASRRIQTVPRAIGNVNRQRSNLESLFCYDKPIPEEIIETPIGLSIVEKNIGDNPRCAICEAKGAVLCTTCLGSGLYVDSILESQGIIVKVRCLGCGGTGNTMCSDCGGRGHL